A portion of the Acipenser ruthenus chromosome 38, fAciRut3.2 maternal haplotype, whole genome shotgun sequence genome contains these proteins:
- the LOC131707050 gene encoding carcinoembryonic antigen-related cell adhesion molecule 5-like translates to MEKTRVQVLTLVLLGLLKGGWSFQVTLSKDPVEVGDDVVFEVRSPDKPETGSWQFRNEQVVFWIGAKLVVGLKYNDRIDVNYETGSLKLMSVKLSDSGDYFVHLQKAGEPPFSLTGNATLHIIDSVTKVTVNSPSPYPILNNTFSLTCNVSGNADSRSWLKDGQPLSAGDRITFSKDNSAVSFNPVLVSDNGTYQCIANSYFRNGTSTGYSLVVNYGPEQVSITGPDASRRGSTAVFTCSARSQPVCEYTWFINGKLVAKGSPYKIHPVNSSNDGSYTCTAWNSLTERNSSAVKMHHVLDSASSWSRHAVAMVIGTLVSAAVLV, encoded by the exons ATGGAAAAAACACGCGTACAAGTGCTGACTCTTGTTCTTTTGGGGTTGCTAAAAg GTGGCTGGAGTTTTCAAGTAACGCTTTCCAAAGACCCCGTCGAAGTTGGCGATGACGTAGTGTTTGAGGTGCGCTCCCCGGACAAACCAGAAACGGGATCCTGGCAGTTCAGAAACGAGCAGGTGGTTTTTTGGATCGGTGCTAAACTTGTTGTAGGGTTAAAATATAACGACCGAATCGATGTGAACTATGAAACGGGATCCCTAAAGCTCATGTCTGTGAAGTTAAGCGACTCTGGAGACTACTTTGTACATTTACAGAAAGCTGGTGAACCGCCTTTTTCTCTGACTGGGAATGCAACCTTGCATATTATTG ACTCTGTAACTAAAGTGACTGTAAACTCCCCCTCTCCATACCCAATACTGAACAACACCTTCAGTCTGACCTGCAATGTGTCTGGGAACGCGGATTCAAGGAGCTGGCTGAAGGACGGCCAGCCCCTGTCTGCTGGTGatagaataacattttcaaaggACAACAGTGCGGTATCCTTCAACCCAGTGCTGGTGTCTGATAACGGCACTTACCAGTGTATCGCTAACAGTTATTTTAGAAATGGAACTAGCACTGGATACAGCTTGGTTGTGAATT ATGGACCTGAGCAAGTCTCTATTACAGGACCAGATGCATCGCGTAGAGGCTCAACTGCAGTATTCACGTGTTCAGCTCGCTCTCAACCAGTCTGTGAATACACCTGGTTTATCAATGGGAAACTAGTTGCCAAGGGCTCGCCATACAAGATCCACCCTGTAAACTCCAGTAATGATGGCAGTTACACTTGTACAGCCTGGAACTCGCTGACTGAAAGGAACAGTTCTGCTGTAAAGATGCACCATGTGCTTG attCGGCGTCCTCGTGGTCCAGACATGCAGTAGCAATGGTCATAGGCACACTTGTAAGTGCAGCTGTGTTGGTGTAA
- the LOC131707049 gene encoding carcinoembryonic antigen-related cell adhesion molecule 5-like isoform X2, giving the protein MYSSSLISFSCMTKGFRLVHSAMENTRVSVLTLLLFALINGYWCLDVTIFKNPVKIGDDVVFEINPPSVPQSGSWNSQTLLAFWVDSNVVSGVGYKGRISVNTSTGSLTLKSVRLSDSGNYFVQGQTTDGVEFSGNTTLTVFEPVSQPTVRSNVTDPVEFNDTVSLTCTASGSAVSYQWLIGSSVLRDSERIHLSDDNKTLTIPRVLRSDDGTLYCYVFNPVSNSTSEAFHLIVSYGPDDMTINPPDPIYSSAGSDLTLSCSAQSSPPAHYQWFFNGAPLNKQGSQLNMAHIQHNQTGNYTCWASNNITLRYGDVTRSIFVIEPITNVTLNPTPAQPILNNTFNLTCEVSGLGVADSRLWMMDGHPLSTNDRITLSVDNSTVSFNPVLLSDNGTYQCTASNLVSNETGAGYKLIVNYGPEEASIMAPDLAASGSAIMLTCSAHSQPPSHYTWYLNGKQTANGSQYMIDHVSADNQGNYTCVAWNSVTGRNSSAIKELTVIELITEVSVNHTPAHPILNDNLSLTCDVSGTVDSRHWLKDGQSLFTDDRITLSGKNSTVSFNPVLLTDNGTYQCTANNPFSNKTSDGYILVVNYGPEEASIMAPDLAANGSAIMLTCSARSQPPSHYTWYLNGKQTANGSQYMIDHVSTDNQGNYTCVAWNSVTGRNSSAIKELTVIELITEVSVNHTPAQPILNDNLSLTCDVSGTVDSMHWLKDGQPLSTDDRITLSGENSTVSFNPVLLTDNGTYQCTANNHLSNKTSDGYTLVVNYGPGQASITGPPLAAVGSSVTLTCSAPSQPPCGYTWYFNGTETAQGSHYKMSPVSSANSGPYTCVARNSVTGNNSSAVMELIVIAPISNINVKPTPAQPIENKTFSLTCNVTGTADSRFWWKDDQPLSTSERITLSGDNSTVSFNPVLLTDNGTYQCTASDPVSQLNSTGYRLDVNYGPEHVSITGPALAVKGSTVTFTCSAYSQPSCEYMWYFKGKETAKGSQYKISAVSTKNNGGYTCVAWNSVTGRNSSAVKDLVVTDPNGSASLASGHAVEVAIAVLVLLLCVSG; this is encoded by the exons ATGTACAGTAGCAGTCTGATCAGCTTCTCGTGTATGACAAAGGGGTTTCGTTTGGTACACAGCGCAATGGAGAACACGCGAGTATCTGTGCTAACCCTACTCCTTTTTGCGTTGATAAACG GCTATTGGTGTTTGGAtgtaaccatttttaaaaatcctGTGAAGATTGGGGATGATGTGGTGTTTGAGATTAACCCCCCCTCAGTGCCACAATCAGGATCCTGGAATTCACAGACGCTGTTGGCCTTTTGGGTCGACTCTAACGTGGTTTCGGGCGTTGGATATAAAGGGAGAATCTCTGTGAATACTTCCACTGGATCACTGACGCTGAAGTCTGTAAGACTCAGTGACTCCGGAAATTATTTTGTTCAGGGTCAAACCACAGATGGAGTTGAATTCAGTGGAAATACTACCTTGACTGTTTTTG AACCTGTCTCCCAACCCACAGTCCGCTCCAATGTGACTGATCCAGTGGAGTTCAATGACACTGTCAGTTTGACCTGTACAGCCTCTGGCTCTGCCGTCTCCTACCAATGGCTCATTGGGAGCTCAGTGCTTAGAGACAGTGAGCGGATTCACCTGAGTGATGACAATAAAACACTGACCATACCCAGGGTGTTGAGATCTGATGATGGGACCCTGTATTGCTATGTGTTTAACCCTGTCAGTAACAGCACCAGCGAGGCGTTTCATCTCATCGTGAGCT ATGGGCCAGATGACATGACTATAAACCCCCCCGACCCAATCTATAGTAGTGCGGGATCAGACCTCACTCTGTCCTGTTCTGCACAGTCCAGCCCACCTGCTCACTACCAATGGTTCTTTAATGGAGCCCCTCTTAACAAACAGGGCTCACAGCTGAATATGGCTCACATTCAACACAATCAGACTGGAAACTATACCTGCTGGGCCTCTAACAATATAACCCTTAGGTATGGTGATGTAACAAGAAGCATATTTGTTATAG AACCGATAACTAATGTGACTTTGAACCCCACCCCTGCACAGCCAATACTGAATAACACATTCAATCTAACCTGCGAGGTGTCTGGGTTAGGGGTTGCTGATTCAAGGCTCTGGATGATGGATGGTCATCCCTTGTCCACTAATGACAGGATAACACTATCAGTGGACAACAGCACGGTCTCCTTCAACCCAGTACTACTGTCTGATAACGGCACATATCAGTGTACAGCTTCTAACCTTGTAAGCAATGAGACTGGAGCTGGATACAAATTAATTGTCAACT ATGGACCAGAGGAGGCCTCCATTATGGCACCAGACTTGGCAGCTAGTGGTTCAGCGATAATGTTAACATGTTCAGCTCACTCTCAGCCCCCCAGTCACTACACCTGGTATCTCAATGGGAAACAGACTGCCAATGGCTCACAGTACATGATAGATCATGTAAGCGCTGATAATCAGGGAAATTACACCTGTGTGGCTTGGAATTCTGTGACTGGAAGGAACAGTTCTGCCATAAAGGAGCTTACAGTGATAG AACTGATAACTGAAGTTTCTGTGAACCACACCCCTGCACATCCAATATTGAACGACAATCTGAGTCTGACCTGTGACGTGTCTGGAACTGTTGACTCAAGGCACTGGCTGAAGGACGGTCAGTCCCTGTTTACTGATGACAGAATAACATTGTCTGGAAAGAACAGCACAGTCTCCTTCAACCCAGTCCTGCTGACTGATAACGGCACATATCAGTGTACAGCAAATAACCCTTTTAGTAATAAGACCAGCGATGGATACATATTGGTCGTCAACT ATGGACCAGAGGAGGCCTCCATTATGGCACCAGACTTGGCAGCTAATGGTTCAGCGATAATGTTAACATGTTCAGCTCGCTCTCAGCCCCCCAGTCACTACACCTGGTATCTCAATGGGAAACAGACTGCCAATGGCTCACAGTACATGATAGATCATGTAAGCACTGATAATCAGGGAAATTACACCTGTGTGGCTTGGAATTCTGTGACTGGAAGGAACAGTTCTGCCATAAAAGAGCTTACAGTGATAG AACTGATAACTGAAGTTTCTGTGAACCACACCCCTGCACAGCCAATATTGAACGACAATCTGAGTCTGACCTGTGACGTGTCTGGAACCGTTGACTCAATGCACTGGCTGAAGGACGGTCAGCCCCTGTCCACTGATGACAGAATAACATTGTCCGGAGAGAACAGCACAGTCTCCTTCAACCCAGTCCTGCTGACTGATAACGGCACATATCAGTGTACAGCAAATAACCATTTAAGTAATAAGACCAGCGATGGATACACACTGGTCGTCAACT ATGGACCAGGGCAAGCATCCATTACAGGACCGCCATTGGCAGCTGTAGGTTCATCTGTAACATTGACCTGTTCAGCACCCTCTCAGCCCCCTTGTGGATACACTTGGTATTTCAATGGGACAGAGACTGCCCAGGGCTCACATTACAAGATGAGTCCTGTGAGCTCTGCTAATAGTGGGCCATACACCTGTGTGGCTCGAAACTCAGTGACTGGAAACAACAGTTCTGCTGTAATGGAACTTATTGTGATTG CACCAATATCCAACATTAATGTGAAACCCACCCCTGCACAGCCAATAGAGAACAAAACATTCAGTCTGACCTGCAACGTAACTGGGACCGCTGACTCAAGGTTCTGGTGGAAGGACGACCAGCCTCTATCCACTTCTGAAAGGATAACATTGTCTGGAGACAACAGCACAGTCTCCTTCAACCCAGTCCTGCTGACTGATAACGGCACATATCAGTGTACAGCTTCTGACCCTGTAAGCCAATTGAATAGCACTGGATACAGATTGGATGTGAACT ATGGACCAGAGCATGTCTCCATTACAGGCCCAGCCTTAGCAGTTAAGGGCTCAACGGTAACATTCACATGTTCGGCTTACTCTCAGCCCTCTTGTGAATACATGTGGTATTTCAAGGGGAAAGAGACGGCCAAGGGCTCACAATACAAGATATCTGCTGTAAGCACTAAAAATAATGGGGGATACACTTGTGTGGCCTGGAACTCGGTGACCGGAAGGAACAGTTCTGCAGTAAAGGACCTTGTTGTGACTG ACCCTAATGGTTCTGCTTCCTTGGCATCTGGACATGCAGTAGAGGTGGCGATTGCTGTTCTGGTTcttctgctttgtgtttcaggGTAA
- the LOC131707049 gene encoding hemicentin-1-like isoform X1, with product MYSSSLISFSCMTKGFRLVHSAMENTRVSVLTLLLFALINGYWCLDVTIFKNPVKIGDDVVFEINPPSVPQSGSWNSQTLLAFWVDSNVVSGVGYKGRISVNTSTGSLTLKSVRLSDSGNYFVQGQTTDGVEFSGNTTLTVFEPVSQPTVRSNVTDPVEFNDTVSLTCTASGSAVSYQWLIGSSVLRDSERIHLSDDNKTLTIPRVLRSDDGTLYCYVFNPVSNSTSEAFHLIVSYGPDDMTINPPDPIYSSAGSDLTLSCSAQSSPPAHYQWFFNGAPLNKQGSQLNMAHIQHNQTGNYTCWASNNITLRYGDVTRSIFVIEPITNVTLNPTPAQPILNNTFNLTCEVSGLGVADSRLWMMDGHPLSTNDRITLSVDNSTVSFNPVLLSDNGTYQCTASNLVSNETGAGYKLIVNYGPEEASIMAPDLAASGSAIMLTCSAHSQPPSHYTWYLNGKQTANGSQYMIDHVSADNQGNYTCVAWNSVTGRNSSAIKELTVIELITEVSVNHTPAHPILNDNLSLTCDVSGTVDSRHWLKDGQSLFTDDRITLSGKNSTVSFNPVLLTDNGTYQCTANNPFSNKTSDGYILVVNYGPEEASIMAPDLAANGSAIMLTCSARSQPPSHYTWYLNGKQTANGSQYMIDHVSTDNQGNYTCVAWNSVTGRNSSAIKELTVIELITEISVNHTPAQPILNDNLSLTCDVSGTVDSRHWLKDGQPLSTDDRITLSGKNSTVSFNPVLLTDNGTYQCTANNHLSNKTSDGYTLVVNYGPEQASITGPQLAAVGSSVTLTCSAPSQPPCGYTWYFNGTETAQGSHYKMSPVSSANSGPYTCVARNSVTGNNSSAVMELIVIELITEVSVNHTPAQPILNDNLSLTCDVSGTVDSMHWLKDGQPLSTDDRITLSGENSTVSFNPVLLTDNGTYQCTANNHLSNKTSDGYTLVVNYGPGQASITGPPLAAVGSSVTLTCSAPSQPPCGYTWYFNGTETAQGSHYKMSPVSSANSGPYTCVARNSVTGNNSSAVMELIVIAPISNINVKPTPAQPIENKTFSLTCNVTGTADSRFWWKDDQPLSTSERITLSGDNSTVSFNPVLLTDNGTYQCTASDPVSQLNSTGYRLDVNYGPEHVSITGPALAVKGSTVTFTCSAYSQPSCEYMWYFKGKETAKGSQYKISAVSTKNNGGYTCVAWNSVTGRNSSAVKDLVVTDPNGSASLASGHAVEVAIAVLVLLLCVSG from the exons ATGTACAGTAGCAGTCTGATCAGCTTCTCGTGTATGACAAAGGGGTTTCGTTTGGTACACAGCGCAATGGAGAACACGCGAGTATCTGTGCTAACCCTACTCCTTTTTGCGTTGATAAACG GCTATTGGTGTTTGGAtgtaaccatttttaaaaatcctGTGAAGATTGGGGATGATGTGGTGTTTGAGATTAACCCCCCCTCAGTGCCACAATCAGGATCCTGGAATTCACAGACGCTGTTGGCCTTTTGGGTCGACTCTAACGTGGTTTCGGGCGTTGGATATAAAGGGAGAATCTCTGTGAATACTTCCACTGGATCACTGACGCTGAAGTCTGTAAGACTCAGTGACTCCGGAAATTATTTTGTTCAGGGTCAAACCACAGATGGAGTTGAATTCAGTGGAAATACTACCTTGACTGTTTTTG AACCTGTCTCCCAACCCACAGTCCGCTCCAATGTGACTGATCCAGTGGAGTTCAATGACACTGTCAGTTTGACCTGTACAGCCTCTGGCTCTGCCGTCTCCTACCAATGGCTCATTGGGAGCTCAGTGCTTAGAGACAGTGAGCGGATTCACCTGAGTGATGACAATAAAACACTGACCATACCCAGGGTGTTGAGATCTGATGATGGGACCCTGTATTGCTATGTGTTTAACCCTGTCAGTAACAGCACCAGCGAGGCGTTTCATCTCATCGTGAGCT ATGGGCCAGATGACATGACTATAAACCCCCCCGACCCAATCTATAGTAGTGCGGGATCAGACCTCACTCTGTCCTGTTCTGCACAGTCCAGCCCACCTGCTCACTACCAATGGTTCTTTAATGGAGCCCCTCTTAACAAACAGGGCTCACAGCTGAATATGGCTCACATTCAACACAATCAGACTGGAAACTATACCTGCTGGGCCTCTAACAATATAACCCTTAGGTATGGTGATGTAACAAGAAGCATATTTGTTATAG AACCGATAACTAATGTGACTTTGAACCCCACCCCTGCACAGCCAATACTGAATAACACATTCAATCTAACCTGCGAGGTGTCTGGGTTAGGGGTTGCTGATTCAAGGCTCTGGATGATGGATGGTCATCCCTTGTCCACTAATGACAGGATAACACTATCAGTGGACAACAGCACGGTCTCCTTCAACCCAGTACTACTGTCTGATAACGGCACATATCAGTGTACAGCTTCTAACCTTGTAAGCAATGAGACTGGAGCTGGATACAAATTAATTGTCAACT ATGGACCAGAGGAGGCCTCCATTATGGCACCAGACTTGGCAGCTAGTGGTTCAGCGATAATGTTAACATGTTCAGCTCACTCTCAGCCCCCCAGTCACTACACCTGGTATCTCAATGGGAAACAGACTGCCAATGGCTCACAGTACATGATAGATCATGTAAGCGCTGATAATCAGGGAAATTACACCTGTGTGGCTTGGAATTCTGTGACTGGAAGGAACAGTTCTGCCATAAAGGAGCTTACAGTGATAG AACTGATAACTGAAGTTTCTGTGAACCACACCCCTGCACATCCAATATTGAACGACAATCTGAGTCTGACCTGTGACGTGTCTGGAACTGTTGACTCAAGGCACTGGCTGAAGGACGGTCAGTCCCTGTTTACTGATGACAGAATAACATTGTCTGGAAAGAACAGCACAGTCTCCTTCAACCCAGTCCTGCTGACTGATAACGGCACATATCAGTGTACAGCAAATAACCCTTTTAGTAATAAGACCAGCGATGGATACATATTGGTCGTCAACT ATGGACCAGAGGAGGCCTCCATTATGGCACCAGACTTGGCAGCTAATGGTTCAGCGATAATGTTAACATGTTCAGCTCGCTCTCAGCCCCCCAGTCACTACACCTGGTATCTCAATGGGAAACAGACTGCCAATGGCTCACAGTACATGATAGATCATGTAAGCACTGATAATCAGGGAAATTACACCTGTGTGGCTTGGAATTCTGTGACTGGAAGGAACAGTTCTGCCATAAAAGAGCTTACAGTGATAG AACTGATAACTGAAATTTCTGTGAACCACACCCCTGCACAGCCAATATTGAATGACAATCTGAGTCTGACCTGTGACGTGTCTGGAACCGTTGACTCAAGGCACTGGCTGAAGGACGGTCAGCCCCTGTCCACTGATGACAGAATAACATTGTCTGGAAAGAACAGCACAGTCTCCTTCAACCCAGTCCTGCTGACTGATAACGGCACATATCAGTGTACAGCGAATAACCATTTAAGTAATAAGACCAGCGATGGATACACACTGGTCGTCAACT ATGGACCTGAGCAAGCATCCATTACAGGACCACAATTGGCAGCTGTAGGTTCATCTGTAACATTGACCTGTTCAGCGCCCTCTCAGCCCCCTTGTGGATACACTTGGTATTTCAATGGGACAGAGACTGCCCAGGGCTCACATTACAAGATGAGTCCTGTGAGCTCTGCTAATAGTGGGCCATACACCTGTGTGGCTCGAAACTCAGTGACTGGAAACAACAGTTCTGCTGTAATGGAACTTATTGTGATTG AACTGATAACTGAAGTTTCTGTGAACCACACCCCTGCACAGCCAATATTGAACGACAATCTGAGTCTGACCTGTGACGTGTCTGGAACCGTTGACTCAATGCACTGGCTGAAGGACGGTCAGCCCCTGTCCACTGATGACAGAATAACATTGTCCGGAGAGAACAGCACAGTCTCCTTCAACCCAGTCCTGCTGACTGATAACGGCACATATCAGTGTACAGCAAATAACCATTTAAGTAATAAGACCAGCGATGGATACACACTGGTCGTCAACT ATGGACCAGGGCAAGCATCCATTACAGGACCGCCATTGGCAGCTGTAGGTTCATCTGTAACATTGACCTGTTCAGCACCCTCTCAGCCCCCTTGTGGATACACTTGGTATTTCAATGGGACAGAGACTGCCCAGGGCTCACATTACAAGATGAGTCCTGTGAGCTCTGCTAATAGTGGGCCATACACCTGTGTGGCTCGAAACTCAGTGACTGGAAACAACAGTTCTGCTGTAATGGAACTTATTGTGATTG CACCAATATCCAACATTAATGTGAAACCCACCCCTGCACAGCCAATAGAGAACAAAACATTCAGTCTGACCTGCAACGTAACTGGGACCGCTGACTCAAGGTTCTGGTGGAAGGACGACCAGCCTCTATCCACTTCTGAAAGGATAACATTGTCTGGAGACAACAGCACAGTCTCCTTCAACCCAGTCCTGCTGACTGATAACGGCACATATCAGTGTACAGCTTCTGACCCTGTAAGCCAATTGAATAGCACTGGATACAGATTGGATGTGAACT ATGGACCAGAGCATGTCTCCATTACAGGCCCAGCCTTAGCAGTTAAGGGCTCAACGGTAACATTCACATGTTCGGCTTACTCTCAGCCCTCTTGTGAATACATGTGGTATTTCAAGGGGAAAGAGACGGCCAAGGGCTCACAATACAAGATATCTGCTGTAAGCACTAAAAATAATGGGGGATACACTTGTGTGGCCTGGAACTCGGTGACCGGAAGGAACAGTTCTGCAGTAAAGGACCTTGTTGTGACTG ACCCTAATGGTTCTGCTTCCTTGGCATCTGGACATGCAGTAGAGGTGGCGATTGCTGTTCTGGTTcttctgctttgtgtttcaggGTAA